The Euphorbia lathyris chromosome 3, ddEupLath1.1, whole genome shotgun sequence genome contains a region encoding:
- the LOC136222656 gene encoding auxin-responsive protein SAUR21-like encodes MGINLGYSSKLFSGKRQGEVPKGHIAVYVGELERKRFVVPISYVNHPLFMELLNRAEEEFGFNHPMGALTIPCQEHLFIHLTSQLQLQSS; translated from the coding sequence ATGGGAATTAATTTGGGATATTCTTCAAAGTTATTCAGTGGAAAAAGGCAAGGAGAAGTACCAAAAGGGCACATAGCAGTATACGTGGGTGAATTGGAGAGGAAACGGTTTGTGGTACCAATATCATATGTAAATCATCCTTTGTTTATGGAATTGCTTAATCGCGCAGAAGAGGAGTTTGGGTTCAATCATCCAATGGGTGCTCTTACTATTCCTTGCCAAGAACACTTGTTCATTCATCTTACTTCTCAATTGCAATTGCAATCATCTTGA